CACAACACATTTCATCTGTATCTGTGTTCGTTCCAATAGAACAGAGAACTACCAAAGATTCGCGCACCGTGGTCATTAACAATCCATCACAAGTACGTCAATAAATATACAAACACTCGCTACAGGCTTATTTCAAAATGTAGAACAGGTTTTAATATTATAAAAGATGCTTATCGGAGATATGGTCCCTGACACGAATGAACTTGGCCTTCGAAATTGGAGAAGAAAGCTGGGTAAGAGAAGCTGAACCAACGGAAAACGAGATGAATAACACTTATGTAGATAAACCATAAGTATCAATTTAATGTCCTCTCGTAGGAGAGTTCTAAAGGGAATAGCGGCATCAGGTATTTTCTTCTCAGGTTGTAGCGGACCCGCAGTTACTCAGCCAGAACTCCGTCGGGACTTGGGCTTCCGTCGAAAGAGAAAATTCCACGTCAATCAGACAGATATAGATGCAAACCGTCCACTGGTTAACGGGTATTTAATTGATAATGAAGAGGATGCGTCAAACCTCAACTGGGATATGCTTCTGAATCGAACGGCAAAACCATATCAACAGACAAATTATTCCTCTGATTTCCTCATCCTTCTAGTTGGTCTCGTCGATGCGGGGAATCAAATTTCAACTAATCAATGGGATTTTGAGCTTGATGATCAAGCAATGACTTTCAGACTAGAAATAACAGGGGAGTCAACTGAGCCAGATGAGCCAATTTATTCATACAGACTTCAGAGATGGAGTGACGGAACTCTTACTAACACCAACTCAGTCGAAACTACTCTCGTGTGAAATTATTTTCGCCAATTACGAGGAGAAGATAGCCAACACTCGATAGAACGTTGAACAGATAGTCACCGTAGACGACATTACCTTATAAACAAGATACGATATACGATAGTATACCGGTAACAATACTTAGATAATACATCGGTTTATGAGATCATATTCGTGTGATTGAGAATCATAACTACCATTTTTGATCCTAATATCTGAATAAAGTGGTAAACAGGCATTCTTGGCACTGTCTAGTTAACAGTTTGAGGAACGAGAAGGTCGTTGAGTTAGTTGGTCAAAATGCTCGCAGACCTGCTCAGCGAGTGCTTTGCCACGGATTTAGAAGAAGCATGGGAACGTGATCGGACGGCGACGTCCCAAACTCGCGACGCGAGTTTGTGGGCTCGAAAGACGCTTTCGTCTTTCGAACGTTGACGAGACGCGAAGCGTCTCGTTCGCACACCAGAAATCTCCGATTTCTGGGGACGCCCGTCAAGGCGTTCGCCGTCCAACTCCACGCGATCGGCTGTTCACTCAGAGAGACAAAAGAAATTCTTCGATTGCTCGGTATTGAACGTTATTATCAACCTTTTTAGCAATAGGTACATTTGCTGGCTGACAGCGGTCATAACCCGTGAGGCGAAGCCGAAGCGGGTTGCAGTTGACGAGGCCGCTGTCAAAATCAATGGCGAGTGGTCTTGGTTGTACGCTGCAATAGACACCGAGACAAAGCTGATTCTTGACGTCGAGTTGTTTGGACGTCATGGTACCGATCCGGCCGCTGCGTTATCCATCGACTCTCGGAGAAACACGATTTCTCAGACGCTGTGTTTCTTGTTGATGGCTACGGCTATCAGACTACCCTCTCTCGGTTAGGATCGAGCGGTCAGCTTGACTACGTTGAGCGAAACCTCATCGAAGAGTGGTTTCTGCTTCCATAATTCGTGTGGGCAATCATGCAAGCGCCCGCGAGTGATTCATTCAATTTGCGCAATACTATAACATCTAACGACTGCATCAAGTGCTCGATGGACGAACACCGGTTGAAGAGGTCACTATCCCATCTTCCAAGGTTGTGGGAAGCCACTAACTTCGGAATTCGATTCTGTTTCATGCTTTGTTTTCATTATTTTCCAGATTTGACACTTTATTAGTCATTGAAAGCCTCAACATCCGACCCAAAAATTATTAGTGTCAAGTAGTAATAATATTGATATGGTCTCACCGCTCCCTACCCGCACCCTCCAGACAGAATGGCGATTCGCGCTTATCGGCGCACTAGCCTCGCTGCCCGTCGCTGCCGTTGTGAACTCGCTACCGAACTCGGAGGCAACCCTCGGTGGCGGTGTCATGATAATCGGAGCGTTCATCGGGGGAGCTATCGCCGCAATCCGCTCGGCATCCCCGGATGCTGCAGGACTTCGTGCTGGGTTCCTTGGTGGCGTCATCGCAGTACTCACGTTCATTGTGACAGTAGTCAGTGCCGCGAGCAGTGGTACGGTGGCAGCATGGACACTATCCAGAATCGTATTCTGGGTCGCCGGTGGAGTATTGGTCCTCTGCGTCGCCCCCATATTCGGTCTGGGATGCGGGCGTGTCGGTGGATGGGCGGCAAACACCGTCTCCTCACGATGGGCAACCGGCGCAAACGCGTCAAAATAATCCTACGACAGACTGCTAAATATCGTTTCAGTACTGACCAAAGTTAGAGGGTAAGCTCGAATTCTAGCGGGCCTATCCTAATCCCCAATACATCTACTGCTCTTCATCAGGTTCTGTAACGCGCCCGTCACGGTCGGCCTCAATGAGTTCACGAAGTCGAGTATCGAGCGACTTCGAGCGTGGAACGGTATCTTTCCAAGTCTCCCAAACCTCATCATCAATCTCGAAACTGTATGTGGTCATCCCGTTAACTCTCCCTGAGTATTTGTGACTATATCTAAGTTCTGGCCACAGTTCCTTAACAGTACTCACTACCTCTAAATTGGATTCAGTAAAATTAAGTGTAGTTGCAGACAGGCTACATATGAGAGTGCAATGAGTCAAGAAAGAAGTTGGATGAAGATCGGAGCCGCTGTCGCGGTGTTCTTCATTTTACTCAATATCGTCTCCTACGTTTGGTTCCCTTTCCTGCCGTGGACTGAGCAACGGCAGGCGGGCGAAGAGATTGTCGAACAACAGATGGACGCAGAGAAGGCACTCGAAAACTACCGCTGGTTCCGTTCGCAGTATCACGACATCGAAGCACAGCGCGAGCAGGTCGAAAACAGCTACGACGAGCTTGAACGGTTCTACGAGATTCAAGGTAAAGACCCAGGCGACTGGAGCCGAGAGGCCGAGGTACGTCACGGGAGAATCCAAGAACGCATCACAGGTAACCAAAATATGCTTGAAAGCATGGTAGCAGAGTACAACGCTCGGAGCGACGATGCGACGCGGTCGGTTTTCAAGTGTAATCTCCCGTACAGCGTCGATGATCGATTTGCAATTACTGGTCCGCCGGGAAGCGACGCTCCCGACCAACCACAGGACAAGTACGTTGACGGTGCAGATCCGGACAAAGAACCCCCGAAGCCTGAGGAGTGCGATGCACTGCCTGAGGAGGTGAACGCATGAATCGAAAGAAGATCCTACTCGCGGTATCGGCAGTCGCATTGATCGCCCTCGCAGGGTGCGGAGGCGGTGGACCATCTGGTGAAAAACTCGGGCAGGATACCGGACAAGATATCTCGAACGTCTCCCTGGGGGAGTCGTACATGTACGAGGTGAAAATAACCGAGAAAAACCAGTACGGGCTCGTCCAAAAGCGACCACCGTTCATCATGGAAGACTCGCTTGAGCGTCAAAACCTCATCAAGCGATATGAGTACCTGAACGACAAGAATAACGTCCACCACGTCTACATGATGTCCAACGATGGGAAGGTCATCAACTACGAAGTCGCACAAGGAAAGGTCTCGTCAGTCAACAGCAAACTGACGAACGACCTCCAGCCGGTTCGAATCCCGGGCTGTGACGCACACAAGAGCGGAAACGACTGTTGGAAAGTGGTCGAGTCACCGCAAATGGATGGCTCATACGGTAAGAACGGCGACGCGATTTTCTTCTTCACGACCGACGGCCACTACGTCGAATGGAACGGGCTGTACGTCGTGAGCGAAGAGCCAAAGAACATCCAGACGCAGGTCTCGCTCGTTGACATCGACGACAGTTCCAACTCCGACGACTCCTCGGAGGAGACCACAAACGAAACGGCGAACAACAGCACATCATGAAGCGTCGGACGTTCATCACCGGGGCAGTCGGTGTCGGAGTTATTGCCGTTGGTGGAACGTCAGCCGCGTACGTCTTCGATCAGAGCAAAGAAAACTCAAAAGAGAAGGTCGCAAAAGACGTCCCTGAGAGCGTTGAAGAAGTCAAGCCGCTCGCAGAGGCATTTCACAAGCGAATTTCACCGCACTTCGACGATGTTCGTGTGTTCATCTCCCGCGACGGCGAGATCATCATGGAATACGCGACGAACACGAAAAGCCAGAGTGCACTCAACACGGAGTTCAGCCAAATTGCAGCAGAGTACGCTGATGTAGCTGCTGACTACAAACCGACGACGCTTTCGATGGTCACCGG
This genomic stretch from Halogeometricum borinquense DSM 11551 harbors:
- a CDS encoding DUF5518 domain-containing protein, with protein sequence MVSPLPTRTLQTEWRFALIGALASLPVAAVVNSLPNSEATLGGGVMIIGAFIGGAIAAIRSASPDAAGLRAGFLGGVIAVLTFIVTVVSAASSGTVAAWTLSRIVFWVAGGVLVLCVAPIFGLGCGRVGGWAANTVSSRWATGANASK